A genome region from Pecten maximus unplaced genomic scaffold, xPecMax1.1, whole genome shotgun sequence includes the following:
- the LOC117319536 gene encoding extensin-like → MSPPATTQPPTTTLPPPTTSPPTITSLPTTTSPPTTTSPPTTTSLPTTTSPPTTTPPLTTTPPPTTTRPPTTTPPTTTNSPPWPSCSQQPLRSHQSLRRHQPPRNHRPLRHHRPLRRFRPLRHHRPLRHHRPLRRQRPPCSQQPLRSHQSLRRHQPLRSHRPLWHHRPLRRQQPLRSHRSLHRHQSLRHLQQLRRHRPLHRHQPLRRH, encoded by the exons ATGTCACCACCAGCCACTACGCAGCCACCGACAACTACGTTACCACCACCCACTACGTCGCCACCGACCATTACGTCGCTTCCGACCACTACAtcgccaccgaccactacgtcgccaccgaccactacgtcgCTTCCGACCACTACGTCGCCACCGACCACTACACCGCCACTGACCACTACgccgccaccgaccactacTCGGCCACCAACCACTACACCGCCAACGACCACTAACTCGCCACCA TGGCCATCTTGCAGCCAACAGCCACTACGCAGCCACCAGTCACTACGTCGCCACCAGCCACCACGTaaccaccgaccactacgtcaccaccgaccactacgtcgCTTCCGACCACTACGtcaccaccgaccactacgtcaccaccgaccactacgtcgCCAGCGGCCACCTTGCAGCCAACAGCCACTACGCAGCCACCAGTCACTACGTCGCCACCAGCCACTACGTAGCCATCGACCACTATGGcaccaccgaccactacgtcgCCAACAGCCACTACGCAGTCACCGATCACTACACCGCCACCAATCATTACGTCACCTCCAACAACTACGCCGCCACCGACCACTTCACCGCCACCAACCACTACGCCGCCACTGA